Part of the Cetobacterium ceti genome is shown below.
GAGGAAAGCAAATATGTTTTCAAACCAGATACATCAGCTACTCCAATATTTGGAAGTTTAGAAAGTGATGTAGTATTACCTAGAACAGAAATAAGAAAAGAATCTATGAAAGCAGATATTGCTTATCAATTAATTTCTGATGAGATGATGCATGATGGAAACCCAAGATATAATCTTTGTACATTTGTACAAACATATATGGAGCCTCAAGCTAAACAAGTTATGGCAGATACAATGGCAACAAATGCAATAGATAAAGCTGAGTATCCACAAACAACTGAGGTTGAAAAAAGATGTGTAAATATAATTAGTAAACTTTGGCATGCACCTTCAAATGAAAACTATATGGGAACTTCTACTGTAGGTTCATCTGAAGCTTGTATGCTTGGTGGAATGGCAATGAAATTCAGATGGAGAAAAAGAGCACAGGCTCTTGGAATTGATACAACTAAAAGAAAACCTAACTTAATTGTAAGTTCTGGATTCCAAGTTGTTTGGGAAAAATTCTGTGTATATTGGGATATTGAAATGAGACAAGTTCCAATGACAGATATGAATAACCTAAGAATGGATATTAAAGCTGCTATTGACCAATGTGATGAGTATACAATTGGTATTGTGCCTATTATGGGTATCACTTACACAGGAACTTTTGATGATATAGTTGCCCTAGACGGTGCTTTAACTGAATATAATAAAACTGCTAAAATTTCAGTACCTATTCACGTAGACGCAGCTTCAGGAGGACTATATCTTCCATTTGTAAATCCTGATTTAGTTTGGGACTTCAGACTTAAAAACGTAGTTTCAATCTCAACTTCAGGACATAAATATGGATTAGTTTACCCAGGAATTGGTTGGGTATTATGGAGAGATAAGGAATATTTACCTGAGGAATTAACATTTAAAGTTGCATATTTAGGAGCCTTTGAACCTACATTCCAAATTAACTTCTCAAGATCAGGAAGCCAAATTTGGGCTCAATATTACAACTTTGTAAGATGGGGATTTGATGGATACAAAGCTGTCCATGAAAGAACAAGAGATGTTGGATTATTCCTATCTAAAAGTTTAAGAGAATTAGGAATATTTGATATTTTAAATGAAGGAACAAATATTCCTATAGTTTGCTGGAAACTAAAAGATGGATTAAATAAAAAATGGGATCTTTATGACTTAGCAGATAGATTGAGATATAATGGTTGGCAAGTTCCTGCATATCCATTACCAGCTAACTTCACTGATGTATCAATTATGAGAATAGTTGTAAGAGCTGACCAAAGTATGGAGCAAATGTCACTATTCATAAAAGATTTAAGTGGAGCAATTGAAGCCCTTGATAAATCTCATATAGTTGAACATAAGGAAAATACAGATGAAACTGGAAAAAGAATTCCTACAGGATACACACATTAATTTTTTAAAGGAGAAACTATTTCAGTTTCTCCTTTTTTTGTTTTTGTTTTAAGGGGTTTTTATGATAATTTTATCTTTAATT
Proteins encoded:
- a CDS encoding glutamate decarboxylase encodes the protein MLHSKIASEKEESKYVFKPDTSATPIFGSLESDVVLPRTEIRKESMKADIAYQLISDEMMHDGNPRYNLCTFVQTYMEPQAKQVMADTMATNAIDKAEYPQTTEVEKRCVNIISKLWHAPSNENYMGTSTVGSSEACMLGGMAMKFRWRKRAQALGIDTTKRKPNLIVSSGFQVVWEKFCVYWDIEMRQVPMTDMNNLRMDIKAAIDQCDEYTIGIVPIMGITYTGTFDDIVALDGALTEYNKTAKISVPIHVDAASGGLYLPFVNPDLVWDFRLKNVVSISTSGHKYGLVYPGIGWVLWRDKEYLPEELTFKVAYLGAFEPTFQINFSRSGSQIWAQYYNFVRWGFDGYKAVHERTRDVGLFLSKSLRELGIFDILNEGTNIPIVCWKLKDGLNKKWDLYDLADRLRYNGWQVPAYPLPANFTDVSIMRIVVRADQSMEQMSLFIKDLSGAIEALDKSHIVEHKENTDETGKRIPTGYTH